A region of Malaclemys terrapin pileata isolate rMalTer1 chromosome 5, rMalTer1.hap1, whole genome shotgun sequence DNA encodes the following proteins:
- the CCT7 gene encoding T-complex protein 1 subunit eta isoform X2, whose product MLSFQPTPVILLKEGTDTSQGIPQLLSNISACQVIAEAVRTTLGPRGMDKLIVDDRGKATISNDGATILKLLDVVHPAAKTLVDIAKSQDAEVGDGTTSVTMLAAEFLKQVKPYVEEGVHPQIIIRAFRTATELAVNKIKEIAVTVKKEDKAEQRRLLEKCAATALNSKLISQQKDFFSRMVVDAVMMLDELLQLKMIGIKKVQGGALEESQLVAGVAFKKTFSYAGFEMQPKKYKSPKIALLNIELELKAEKDNAEVRVNNVKDYQAIVDAEWSILYDKLDKIHKSGAKVVLSKLPIGDVATQYFADRDMFCAGRVPEEDLKRTMMACGGSIQTSVNALTDDVLGRCELFEETQIGGERYNFFTGCPKAKTCTLLLRGGAEQFMEETERSLHDAIMIVRRAIKNDSIVAGGGAIEMELSKYLRDYSRTIPGKQQLLIGAYAKALEIIPRQLCDNAGFDATNILNKLRAKHAQGGMWYGVDINNEDIADNFEAYVWEPAVVRINALTAASEAACLIVSVDETIKNPRSTVDAPAGGRGRGRGRPHNH is encoded by the exons CCCTTGGCCCCCGGGGCATGGACAAACTTATTGTGGATGACAGAG GGAAAGCAACTATCTCAAATGATGGCGCCACAATCCTGAAACTTCTTGATGTCGTCCACCCTGCTGCTAAGACATTAGTGGACATTGCCAAATCTCAGGATGCAGAG GTTGGCGATGGCACGACCTCTGTGACTATGCTAGCTGCAGAATTCCTGAAACAAGTGAAGCCCTACGTGGAGGAAGGTGTGCATCCTCAGATCATCATCCGGGCCTTCCGCACTGCAACCGAGCTG GCTGTAAATAAGATCAAAGAGATTGCAGTGACGGTGAAGAAGGAAGATAAAGC CGAGCAAAGACGTCTGCTGGAGAAATGTGCAGCCACAGCCCTCAACTCCAAGCTGATCTCCCAGCAGAAGGACTTCTTCTCCCGGATGGTGGTAGATGCCGTCATGATGCTTGATGAGTTGTTGCAGCTCAAAATGATTGGAATAAAGAAGGTGCAGGGAGGTGCCCTGGAA GAGTCCCAGCTGGTGGCCGGAGTTGCCTTTAAGAAAACGTTCTCTTATGCCGGGTTTGAGATGCAGCCGAAAAAGTACAAGTCCCCCAAGATCGCTCTGCTGAACATCGAGCTAGAGCTCAAAGCAGAGAAAGACAATGCTGAAGTGAGAGTCAACAACGTGAAG GATTACCAGGCCATTGTGGATGCAGAGTGGAGCATCTTGTATGACAAGTTAGACAAAATCCACAAGTCGGGAGCCAAAGTTGTCTTGTCCAAACTTCCGATTGGTGACGTAGCTACTCAGTACTTTGCAGACAGGGACATGTTTTGTGCTGGTCGAGTTCCGGAAGAAGATCTCAAAAGGACTATGATG GCCTGTGGTGGGTCTATTCAGACCAGCGTTAATGCCCTGACAGATGATGTTCTGGGACGGTGTGAACTCTTCGAGGAGACCCAGATtggaggagagag GTACAACTTCTTCACAGGCTGTCCAAAGGCCAAGACTTGCACGCTCCTGTTGCGAGGAGGTGCAGAGCAGTTTATGGAAGAGACTGAGCGGTCCCTGCATGATGCCATCATGATAGTCAGGAGAGCAATCAAG AACGACTCCATTGTTGCTGGCGGTGGGGCTATAGAGATGGAACTTTCGAAATACCTCCGGGACTACTCCAGGACCATTCCAGGCAAACAGCAGTTGCTGATAGGCGCTTACGCTAAAGCCCTTGAGATCATTCCACGCCAGCTCTGTGACAATGCCGGCTTTGATGCCACCAACATTCTGAACAAACTGAGAGCCAAACATGCACAG GGAGGTATGTGGTACGGCGTGGACATCAACAACGAAGATATCGCCGATAATTTTGAAGCCTACGTGTGGGAGCCGGCCGTTGTGCGCATCAACGCCCTGACGGCGGCGTCTGAGGCTGCTTGCCTTATCGTGTCTGTAGATGAAACCATCAAGAATCCCCGTTCTACAGTAGACGCCCCTGCTGGTGGGCggggcagaggaaggggcaggCCACACAACCACTGA
- the CCT7 gene encoding T-complex protein 1 subunit eta isoform X1, which produces MMPTPVILLKEGTDTSQGIPQLLSNISACQVIAEAVRTTLGPRGMDKLIVDDRGKATISNDGATILKLLDVVHPAAKTLVDIAKSQDAEVGDGTTSVTMLAAEFLKQVKPYVEEGVHPQIIIRAFRTATELAVNKIKEIAVTVKKEDKAEQRRLLEKCAATALNSKLISQQKDFFSRMVVDAVMMLDELLQLKMIGIKKVQGGALEESQLVAGVAFKKTFSYAGFEMQPKKYKSPKIALLNIELELKAEKDNAEVRVNNVKDYQAIVDAEWSILYDKLDKIHKSGAKVVLSKLPIGDVATQYFADRDMFCAGRVPEEDLKRTMMACGGSIQTSVNALTDDVLGRCELFEETQIGGERYNFFTGCPKAKTCTLLLRGGAEQFMEETERSLHDAIMIVRRAIKNDSIVAGGGAIEMELSKYLRDYSRTIPGKQQLLIGAYAKALEIIPRQLCDNAGFDATNILNKLRAKHAQGGMWYGVDINNEDIADNFEAYVWEPAVVRINALTAASEAACLIVSVDETIKNPRSTVDAPAGGRGRGRGRPHNH; this is translated from the exons CCCTTGGCCCCCGGGGCATGGACAAACTTATTGTGGATGACAGAG GGAAAGCAACTATCTCAAATGATGGCGCCACAATCCTGAAACTTCTTGATGTCGTCCACCCTGCTGCTAAGACATTAGTGGACATTGCCAAATCTCAGGATGCAGAG GTTGGCGATGGCACGACCTCTGTGACTATGCTAGCTGCAGAATTCCTGAAACAAGTGAAGCCCTACGTGGAGGAAGGTGTGCATCCTCAGATCATCATCCGGGCCTTCCGCACTGCAACCGAGCTG GCTGTAAATAAGATCAAAGAGATTGCAGTGACGGTGAAGAAGGAAGATAAAGC CGAGCAAAGACGTCTGCTGGAGAAATGTGCAGCCACAGCCCTCAACTCCAAGCTGATCTCCCAGCAGAAGGACTTCTTCTCCCGGATGGTGGTAGATGCCGTCATGATGCTTGATGAGTTGTTGCAGCTCAAAATGATTGGAATAAAGAAGGTGCAGGGAGGTGCCCTGGAA GAGTCCCAGCTGGTGGCCGGAGTTGCCTTTAAGAAAACGTTCTCTTATGCCGGGTTTGAGATGCAGCCGAAAAAGTACAAGTCCCCCAAGATCGCTCTGCTGAACATCGAGCTAGAGCTCAAAGCAGAGAAAGACAATGCTGAAGTGAGAGTCAACAACGTGAAG GATTACCAGGCCATTGTGGATGCAGAGTGGAGCATCTTGTATGACAAGTTAGACAAAATCCACAAGTCGGGAGCCAAAGTTGTCTTGTCCAAACTTCCGATTGGTGACGTAGCTACTCAGTACTTTGCAGACAGGGACATGTTTTGTGCTGGTCGAGTTCCGGAAGAAGATCTCAAAAGGACTATGATG GCCTGTGGTGGGTCTATTCAGACCAGCGTTAATGCCCTGACAGATGATGTTCTGGGACGGTGTGAACTCTTCGAGGAGACCCAGATtggaggagagag GTACAACTTCTTCACAGGCTGTCCAAAGGCCAAGACTTGCACGCTCCTGTTGCGAGGAGGTGCAGAGCAGTTTATGGAAGAGACTGAGCGGTCCCTGCATGATGCCATCATGATAGTCAGGAGAGCAATCAAG AACGACTCCATTGTTGCTGGCGGTGGGGCTATAGAGATGGAACTTTCGAAATACCTCCGGGACTACTCCAGGACCATTCCAGGCAAACAGCAGTTGCTGATAGGCGCTTACGCTAAAGCCCTTGAGATCATTCCACGCCAGCTCTGTGACAATGCCGGCTTTGATGCCACCAACATTCTGAACAAACTGAGAGCCAAACATGCACAG GGAGGTATGTGGTACGGCGTGGACATCAACAACGAAGATATCGCCGATAATTTTGAAGCCTACGTGTGGGAGCCGGCCGTTGTGCGCATCAACGCCCTGACGGCGGCGTCTGAGGCTGCTTGCCTTATCGTGTCTGTAGATGAAACCATCAAGAATCCCCGTTCTACAGTAGACGCCCCTGCTGGTGGGCggggcagaggaaggggcaggCCACACAACCACTGA
- the CCT7 gene encoding T-complex protein 1 subunit eta isoform X3: protein MDKLIVDDRGKATISNDGATILKLLDVVHPAAKTLVDIAKSQDAEVGDGTTSVTMLAAEFLKQVKPYVEEGVHPQIIIRAFRTATELAVNKIKEIAVTVKKEDKAEQRRLLEKCAATALNSKLISQQKDFFSRMVVDAVMMLDELLQLKMIGIKKVQGGALEESQLVAGVAFKKTFSYAGFEMQPKKYKSPKIALLNIELELKAEKDNAEVRVNNVKDYQAIVDAEWSILYDKLDKIHKSGAKVVLSKLPIGDVATQYFADRDMFCAGRVPEEDLKRTMMACGGSIQTSVNALTDDVLGRCELFEETQIGGERYNFFTGCPKAKTCTLLLRGGAEQFMEETERSLHDAIMIVRRAIKNDSIVAGGGAIEMELSKYLRDYSRTIPGKQQLLIGAYAKALEIIPRQLCDNAGFDATNILNKLRAKHAQGGMWYGVDINNEDIADNFEAYVWEPAVVRINALTAASEAACLIVSVDETIKNPRSTVDAPAGGRGRGRGRPHNH, encoded by the exons ATGGACAAACTTATTGTGGATGACAGAG GGAAAGCAACTATCTCAAATGATGGCGCCACAATCCTGAAACTTCTTGATGTCGTCCACCCTGCTGCTAAGACATTAGTGGACATTGCCAAATCTCAGGATGCAGAG GTTGGCGATGGCACGACCTCTGTGACTATGCTAGCTGCAGAATTCCTGAAACAAGTGAAGCCCTACGTGGAGGAAGGTGTGCATCCTCAGATCATCATCCGGGCCTTCCGCACTGCAACCGAGCTG GCTGTAAATAAGATCAAAGAGATTGCAGTGACGGTGAAGAAGGAAGATAAAGC CGAGCAAAGACGTCTGCTGGAGAAATGTGCAGCCACAGCCCTCAACTCCAAGCTGATCTCCCAGCAGAAGGACTTCTTCTCCCGGATGGTGGTAGATGCCGTCATGATGCTTGATGAGTTGTTGCAGCTCAAAATGATTGGAATAAAGAAGGTGCAGGGAGGTGCCCTGGAA GAGTCCCAGCTGGTGGCCGGAGTTGCCTTTAAGAAAACGTTCTCTTATGCCGGGTTTGAGATGCAGCCGAAAAAGTACAAGTCCCCCAAGATCGCTCTGCTGAACATCGAGCTAGAGCTCAAAGCAGAGAAAGACAATGCTGAAGTGAGAGTCAACAACGTGAAG GATTACCAGGCCATTGTGGATGCAGAGTGGAGCATCTTGTATGACAAGTTAGACAAAATCCACAAGTCGGGAGCCAAAGTTGTCTTGTCCAAACTTCCGATTGGTGACGTAGCTACTCAGTACTTTGCAGACAGGGACATGTTTTGTGCTGGTCGAGTTCCGGAAGAAGATCTCAAAAGGACTATGATG GCCTGTGGTGGGTCTATTCAGACCAGCGTTAATGCCCTGACAGATGATGTTCTGGGACGGTGTGAACTCTTCGAGGAGACCCAGATtggaggagagag GTACAACTTCTTCACAGGCTGTCCAAAGGCCAAGACTTGCACGCTCCTGTTGCGAGGAGGTGCAGAGCAGTTTATGGAAGAGACTGAGCGGTCCCTGCATGATGCCATCATGATAGTCAGGAGAGCAATCAAG AACGACTCCATTGTTGCTGGCGGTGGGGCTATAGAGATGGAACTTTCGAAATACCTCCGGGACTACTCCAGGACCATTCCAGGCAAACAGCAGTTGCTGATAGGCGCTTACGCTAAAGCCCTTGAGATCATTCCACGCCAGCTCTGTGACAATGCCGGCTTTGATGCCACCAACATTCTGAACAAACTGAGAGCCAAACATGCACAG GGAGGTATGTGGTACGGCGTGGACATCAACAACGAAGATATCGCCGATAATTTTGAAGCCTACGTGTGGGAGCCGGCCGTTGTGCGCATCAACGCCCTGACGGCGGCGTCTGAGGCTGCTTGCCTTATCGTGTCTGTAGATGAAACCATCAAGAATCCCCGTTCTACAGTAGACGCCCCTGCTGGTGGGCggggcagaggaaggggcaggCCACACAACCACTGA